The nucleotide window ATATTCATGATCTGATCCAGCAGACGGGTATCAACCCGGACATTACTTTCCGCAACTGGCTTGTTTTGGGGCTTAGCTGCCGCAGCGGGGTCAGCCGGCGCCTGCGCGACTGCAACCGTAGTATTTGCCGCAGCAAAGGCCCCTTCCCCTTTGGACTGCAGATCATCCAGAAGATGTTCAAATTCATCGTCAGTGATCAGATCACCGCCCACCGATGGGGCCGTCGCTACCGGTTTTAGCGAATCCGCAGCAGGGGCCGCGCGAACAGGACCTCCCAGCAACTGATCAAACTCAGCATCGGCACTATTATCTACTGTGCCAACCTGACTGAGGCCTGGTGCGCCATTGGGCCCATGCAGCTGGTCCAGCAGATCATCAAACTCATCTTCGGTAATCAGGTCGGAAACCGGCGCTGCAGCTGGAACAACCGTACCCCCTGGCGCGCCATTGGGCCCATGCAGCTGGTCCAGCAGATCATCAAACTCATCTTCGGTAATCAGGTCAGATCCGGCGGCTGCATTTCCAACTTTAGAGCTGTCTGCAACATCAAGACCCGATATTAATTTATCAAACTCAGCACTGACCGCCGCATCGCTATGCACTGTAGCAGAAGAACTTACCGCTGCCACAGGAGTAGCCTGACCAGCAGCCATGGCATTTAACCCCGCCAGCAACTGCGGATCAACCGGATCGGGAAACTCCCCCTGCTGCACACACTGAAACATTGAATTTATTGAATCCAGCGCCTGCAACACCAGATCCATCAACTCCGATGAAACCTTAAGTGCATCATTTCGCAGCTGGTCAAACAGATTTTCAGCGCTATGACAGCAATCAACCATCGGGTCGAGCTGAAGAAAGCCGGCTCCCCCTTTAACGGTATGAAAACCACGAAAAATAGCATTTAACAGCTCCCTGTCTTCAGGGTGCTGCTCAAGATCAACCAACTGTTCAGACAGCAGTTCCAAAATCTCCCCGGCTTCAACTAAAAAGTCTTCCAGTATTTCCTGATCAACATTCAAGGACATTTGCTTTACCTTTCAAAAGCCGAGGCTGGAAAGAAGATCGTCAACGTCATCCTGGCTGGATGCGACCTCCCCCTGATTGCGGCCCCTCATTTGAGGGCCTTCTGCTTTTACCACTGACACCCCTTCAGCTTGCTCAGCTTCAGGATCTGACAGATCATTTTGCATCGCCGGGAGTGCGCCAAGGTTATTGACCCTGGCAGCCACTTCCATCAACCCAACCAATTTATCTTCAATATCTGCAACTAACTGAATAACCCGCTTGATCAGCTGTCCGGTAATATCCTGATACTCCTGACCTAGCAAGATACCCGTCAGTCGCTCTTTTAATGCGGCCAGCATTGCGGAATGGCCATCGTCATAACGACAAGCTTTGTTATACAAGGCTTCTAATTGTGGGTGGTCGGATTTAAGTGCCGACAGATCTTCGATCAGCTCCTGACGACGCAGGAACTCTTTTTCAATGAGGCCAACCTGTTGCAACGCCTCATCGACCTCATCAATCGTTTTATGGGCGTTACTCTCCGTCAGCTCAATAACATAGGATAAGCGTTCACTTGCATCAGCTATCGAGGCGATATGTTGTTTCGAGTCCTGCAACAACTCTGTCGAACTGACATCCTCAGTAAAACCGACAATCGCATTATGAACCGCCCGCGTAAGCGTACCCACCTCATGATAGAGTGCCTGATGTCGCATCTCATTCAGTTGCTGAACCAACTCCATCGCATGAGGAAGTTCGCCCCGGCTGAGCAGCTCAACAAGCTGCTCAGCGCGCGCCTGAAGTTCGGCCTCAAAACTGGGCTGATCCCGGTATAAATCAAAGTCAGACATTGACGCCTCCTAGCCTTGAAGGCGTTCAAATATCTTATCGATTTTCTCTTTCAGTACTCCAGCAGTAAAAGGCTTAATGACGTAGCCATTTACACCCGCCTGGGCAGCCTCAATTATCTGCTCGCGTTTTGCCTCAGCCGTAACCATCAGAATTGGGATATGACGCAGTTCAGGATCAGCCCGAACTGTTTTCAAAAGATCGATACCGGACATCTTTGGCATATTCCAGTCGGTAACCAGAAAGTCGATACTCCCGCCTTTCAGAATAGGTAGCGCCGTTGCACCATCATCGGCTTCAACAATATTGCTAAAACCCAGATCCCGCAGCAGATTCTTAATAATCCGGCGCATTGTTGAGAAATCATCTACTACCAGAATTTTCATGTCTTTATTCAAGACAATCCCTCCTAACACTCTCTCTGACGATGAAAAATAACTTCAGGTACTCACTCATCGCCACTCTTTTAAACGGCCACGTAATCGTAATGCCGCCTGACTATGTATCTGACTCACCCGCGATTCACTGACACCAAGCACTTTACCAATCTCTTTAAGGTTCAGTTCCTGGTCGTAATACAGCGACAACACAAGTTTTTCACGTTCGGGAAGCCCCTGTATTTCACGGGCTATCGCCTTGATAAAATCTTTTTGCTCGTACTCTTCAGAAGGATCTGGCTCATTACTGGCGACTCCCTCTCCCGGCCCCTCATCCTGAGGGCCTGTGAGCTTATCAAAGCTGAACAGACGACTCTCCGCCGAATCTTTCAATAATGCATGATATTCAGTCACACTGATATTAAGTTCAGCAGCAACCTCCCCATCTTGGGCATCTCTACCGGTACGCGATTCAATTATCTGAATGGCATCCGATACCCGGCGACCATTCCGGTGAACCGAACGGGGCGTCCAGTCACCGCGCCGAACCTCATCAATAATCGAGCCACGAATACGAATGCCCGCATACGTTTCAAAGCTGGCCCCTTTACTTGCATCATATTTCTTTGCCGCCTCAAGCAGACCAACCATACCCGCCTGAATCAGGTCTTCCAGCACAACATTACTCGGCAGCCTGGCCAGCAAGTGATGAGCAATACGCTTAACCAGCGTACTGTGCTGCTCAATAATCTCCTGACTCGACTGAAACTGAAGCTGGTTATACATAGAGACTATTCGCTACTCTGCTAATTCATTCATGCGCCGGTAATCAGGCGCTCAACAAAAAACTCAAGATGCCCACGAGGACTGGAGGACACCGGCCAGGCATCGACTTTAGTTGCCAGCTGCTTATAGGCTAATGCAGCTTTACTCTGTGGAAACGCTTTTAAAACAGCACGTTGCTGCTTCACGCCCTTTCTGACCGCTTCATCATAAGGGATTGACCCGAGGTATTGAAGGGTTATATCGAGAAACCGGTCCGTAACGGTCAGCAGCTTATTATACATATTCCGCCCTTCCTGCTCTGAACGGACCATGTTCGCCAACACCCTGAAGCGGGTCATTTTATAGTCCCGGTTTAACAGCTTCATCAACGCATAGGCATCGGTTATTGACGTGGGCTCATCACACACCACCACCACGACATCCTGAGCCGCCTTAACAAAACTAACCACCGCCTCCGAAATTCCCGCAGCAGTATCTATTACCAGAATATCCAGATCATCAGCAATCTCACTAAAGGCGTGTATCAGCTCAGAATGTTCGTGTACACTGAGTGACGTCATCGCCTGAGTACCTGATGCAGCAGGCACTATACGCACATTCGTATCCACATCGATCAGCAGATCTTTCAGACCACACTCACCAGACAACACATCGGCGATATTACGTTTCGCCTTAACCCCCAGCAATACATCGACATTCGCAAGCCCGAGATCCGCATCCATCAATACCACCCGATGCCCCATCTCCCCCAGGGCCAGACTCATATTGACCGAGACATTGGTTTTGCCTACGCCACCTTTACCCCCGGTAACAGCGATCACCTTAACCGGCCGGAGACTACTCATTGCGACTTCCCGCATCTGCTAACAAATCAGCTCTCCCAATGCTCATCTTTGGTCACCCGTTCCTGCTGGTGTTCGTGGAATACCCTGCGACTGCGGGTCGCTTTCTGCGCGGTTATTACCGCTCGACTGACCAGATCCTTCTTGTGAGCCACATCAATATCATCCGGCACCCGCTGCCCATCCGTTACATAACTTACTGATAATCCATTTTCCATGACCAGATCCAGCGCTTCACCCAGATTTCCGGACTCATCCAGCTTGCTCAGGACGCAGCCACTCAACCCAAGCGGTGCATAGGTTTCATAAGCGCTCTCAATCACATGCCGCTGACTCGAACAGGATAGCACCAACAGTTTTTTCAACCGTACAGAGACCCCTTCCAGCATATTAAGCTGCGCCTGGGTATGTGGCTCATGGGCATTCATACCGGCGGTATCGATTAAAACCAGGCGTTTACTGCGAAGCGACAGAAGAACCTCGTCCAGGCTATTTTTCTCATCCACAACCCGCACCGGCACATCCAGTATGCGGCCAAACGTCAGCAACTGCTCATGGGCAGCAATCCGGTATGAATCGGTGGTCACCAACGCTACGCTTGAGCTACCGTGCTTCAGCACATAGCGGGCAGCCAGCTTACCGATCGTTGTGGTTTTACCCACGCCTGTCGGTCCCACAAAGGCGATCATCCCACCCCGTTCGACAAAATCCTCGCCCATCACCGGTATCCTGTCACTGAAACGGGTCAGCGCTGAACGCCAGGCATCATCAAGTTCATCATCATCCGCCACCGAAGCTGACAACTGCTGGCTAACCTGCGCGCCCAGCCCGATCCTAGCTAAGCGACGTTCCACCTTAATAACCGCAGAATCCGCATGCTCATGCCGTGGACGCTGCTGCCGATGCGGGAGAGGTTCAGGCTGAACAGGTTGAGGCGGGGGAGAGTAGGTCAGCGGATCATCCGCTTCAGGCTCATGAGGCCGGCTGAGAATACTCTTCAGCGATTCGATCTCCTGCCGGAGCGAATCCATCGTTTCACGTTCATCGTTCTGATGAATCTGATCGATTTCTGGCTTGAACTCATGCTGCTGGCGGGTTGGATCAAGTCTCGGCTGAGCCATTCTTTCGGGACTATGCTGAACATTTGGCGGCTGATTTGCCCGCCCACGCTGACGACGTTTCAGGGTATCTAAAATCTCACTCAGCTCTTCATCATCGCCGTCCAACTGCCGGTTTTTTTGCCGTGGCTCGGGAATACCATCCTGAGCGGTTGCGATCCGGGCCTGCGCTTTGCGCAGCTCCTCGGCCAGATTACTTTGCATCCTGTGCGATTTCTGAGGCGTTTCACTACGGGCATTCTCAACAGCGCGTTTACGCTTAAACTCCTTCTGCGCAGCCTCGTACTCATGCTCATGCGCGGCAACAACTTCAACGCCACCTGCTACACGATGATTTGAGACGATAACAGCATCAGGGCCGATCTCGTCCCTGACTCTCTGCATAGCCTGCCTCATATCCGGAGCAAAAAAGCGTTTAACTTTCATAACCGTCTCTATTCATTATCTAATCAGGCACCTGATTGGCTCTGACCACCGACCGTTGCAATAATCGTAACCCGTTTATTTTCAGGAATTTCCTGATAAGAAAGCACACTAATCTGATGCTCACCATAACGCACAAATTTCGCCAGCAAAGGTCTGATAGGTGCCGCTACCAACAGTATTGATGCCCTGCCTGCAATCTCCTGCTGCTGCGCCACTTCAGCCAGAGAGTTTTGCAGCCGTTCAGCCATCATCGGCTCAATCACCAGTCCATCACCACTCTCGCCCCGCTGCACCGATCCCAACAGCAACTGCTCCAGCTGCGGATCCAGCGTAATCACCGGCAATTCGGTTTCATTACCAACAATATTCTGCACAATCATCCGTGACAACGAAATCCGTACCGCTGCTGTTAAACCCTGAGGATCCTGAGTCCGCGCTACCGCTTCGGCCAGCGCCTCCGTTATCGTCCTGAAATCCTTGACCGGAACCTGCTCCATCAGCAGGTTCTGCAATACTTTTAGCAGTGTACTCACAGACAGCTTGCCAGGTACTAACTCTTCTACCAGTTTTGGGGACGTTTTTGCCAGAAGGTCCAATAGTTTCTGCACCTCATCATGCCCCAACAACTCATGAGAGTGTGCCTGAAGGATCTGATTCAGGTGAGTTGCCACTACCGTTCCGGCATCCACCACGGTATATCCGAGGGTTTGCGCTTGCTCTTTCTGACTCTGTTCAATCCATACAGCATCCAGTCCAAACGCTGGATCTTTTACATCGATCCCTTTCAGCGAGCCAAACACCTGACCTGGATTGATGGCCAGCTCCCGGTCAGGATAAACCTCTGACTCACCGACAGAGACCCCCATAAGGGTAATTCGGTACGCCCCGGGCATCAGATCGAGGTTATCCCGGATATGCACGGACGGAACGAGAAAACCCAGATCCTGAGAGAGTTTTTTACGCACGCCTTTAATCCGACTCAAAAGCTGACCGCCCTGCAACTTATCCACCATCGGGATCAGGCGGTAGCCGACTTCCAGGCCGATCATATCGACTGGCATCACATCATCCCAATCCAGGTCTTTAATATCCTGATCCGGCTCGGGCTGTTTAACCTGCGCAACACTCTCCTCTTCTAAACTAGCCGCTTCAGCAAGGTTACGCTGTTGAATAAAGTAGGCGCCAATGCCCGCAGCAATTGCCAGCGATAAAAATGCCACATGCGGCATCCCCGGAATAGATCCCATAATAAACAGAATGCCAGCCGCCACCGCCAGCGCTTTTGGCGAACCGAACAGCTGGCTAATCACCTGCTTACCCATATCCTGGGAAGAGTTAACCCGGGTCACCATGATCGCCGCGGCTGTTGACAACAGCAACGAGGGTATCTGTGCCACCAGGCCGTCACCGATGGTCAGTAATGAGTAGTACCGGGCCGCCAACTCGAATGACAGATCATGCTGCAGCATGCCGATTCCCAGACCACCGAGAATATTGATCACCAGAATCAGTATACCGGCGACCGCATCACCACGGACAAACTTACTGGCGCCATCCATAGAACCGTAAAAATCGGCTTCCTGAGTCACCTCCTGGCGACGATCTTTAGCATCTTCCTGACTAATCAGTCCGGCATTCAGATCAGCATCGATCGCCATCTGCTTACCCGGCATCGCATCCAGAGTGAAGCGGGCACTTACTTCGGATATACGCCCCGCACCTTTGGTAACCACCACAAAGTTGATAATCACCAGAATCATGAATACCACCAGACCGACGACATAGTTCCCCCCGATCACTACTTCACCAAAGGCTTCAATAACCTTACCGGCGGCATCTCCCCCTTCGTGACCATAGAGCAAGACTATACGGGTGGAAGCCACATTGAGCGCCAGACGCATAAGCGTGGCAATCAGAAGAATGGTGGGAAAAACAGCAAAGTCCAGGGGGCGCATCGAATAGACACAGACCAGCAAAACAACGATGGAGAGGGCAATATTAAAGGTAAACAGCGTATCCAGCAGAAACGGCGGCATCGGCAGCGTAACCATGCCAAGCACCAGCAGCAGTAGAAAAGGGATACCCAGATTCCCTTTACCCACTCCACGAACATTACTGTAGATCGCCGCTCTGTCCACTTACGCCCCAAATGAGATTTAGCCGCCCGAAAAAGCGTCAAAAAAACATCACAATAAAAATAATTATTTTAAGATTGAAAAATAACATTAAAGAGAGGCTAAAAGCATCAATTTTTTGACGCTTTGCTCACCACAGCATGAGAAATGCAAGAATCCAGCCAGATAACGAAAAATCACTCATCCTGACGCAGCTCGTCCGGAATATCCAGATCTCGGGATACTTCCTTCGGCGCAGGACCTTGCTGCTTCTTATAACGCTGCAACTGAAACACATAGGCCAGCACTTCCGCGACCGCTTTAAACAACCCCGAAGGGATCTCTTCATCGACTTCGGTTGAGTGATAGATAGCTCGCGCCAGAGGGGGGGCAGAAAGAATTGGGATATCGTGCTTATCGGCAATCTCGCGTATTTTCAGGGCAACAAAATCCCCCCCTTTAGCAACCAGATAGGGAGCCCCACCGCCGGACTGATCATATTTCAGCGCCACAGCATAGTGCGTAGGGTTAGTAATAACCACATCCGCCTCAGGCACAGCCGACATCATTTTCCGCTGCGATATTTCCCGCTGCAATTGTCTGATCCGTCCTTTAACCTCAGGTTTACCCTCGCTGTTTTTCATCTCATCCTTGACCTCTTGAAGGGTCATTTTAAGCTTCTCAGTATGGTCGTATATCTGAAACGGCACATCGACCAGCGAGATAATAATCATCGTCGAACTCATCACCAGAAATGCCCAGATCACCAGCTCAGTCGCATGGGACATCGCCGGAAACACATCCTGGGTGCCAAGTGAAAACAGCGCTTGCCTGGAGAAATACAACACCAGAAAGGAGAGCGACCCGACCACCAGAAACTTCGCCAGCGCCTTAAATAGCTCAAGCAGCGCTTTCAGCGAAAACATCCTTTTAATTCCCGCCAAAGGGTCGATTCTGCTGAGTTTAGGCGCCATCGCTTTCATACTCAGATTCCAGCCTCCCAGCGCTAGCGGCCCAACGATAGCAGCCGTCAGCAAAACCAGGAAGAAACCGAAAAGCGCCTGTAAAGCTTCGGACAGAGAATAACCCAGATGGATAAACATCAGGGCGGGATCCATCACCGCTTCCCGATCGAGACTGAAGTTAAACTTCATCATCCCGGCCATCTTGTCAGCCACCACGCCGCCAAACATCATTGCGGCGGCGGCGGCGGACAGCAGCAGAACAGTGGTCGTCAGCTCCTTAGAACGGGCGACATCCCCCTTTTCTTTGGCGTCCTGTAATCGCTTCGAGGTGGGCTGTT belongs to Amphritea atlantica and includes:
- a CDS encoding protein phosphatase CheZ, which codes for MSDFDLYRDQPSFEAELQARAEQLVELLSRGELPHAMELVQQLNEMRHQALYHEVGTLTRAVHNAIVGFTEDVSSTELLQDSKQHIASIADASERLSYVIELTESNAHKTIDEVDEALQQVGLIEKEFLRRQELIEDLSALKSDHPQLEALYNKACRYDDGHSAMLAALKERLTGILLGQEYQDITGQLIKRVIQLVADIEDKLVGLMEVAARVNNLGALPAMQNDLSDPEAEQAEGVSVVKAEGPQMRGRNQGEVASSQDDVDDLLSSLGF
- the cheY gene encoding chemotaxis response regulator CheY codes for the protein MNKDMKILVVDDFSTMRRIIKNLLRDLGFSNIVEADDGATALPILKGGSIDFLVTDWNMPKMSGIDLLKTVRADPELRHIPILMVTAEAKREQIIEAAQAGVNGYVIKPFTAGVLKEKIDKIFERLQG
- a CDS encoding RNA polymerase sigma factor FliA, whose translation is MYNQLQFQSSQEIIEQHSTLVKRIAHHLLARLPSNVVLEDLIQAGMVGLLEAAKKYDASKGASFETYAGIRIRGSIIDEVRRGDWTPRSVHRNGRRVSDAIQIIESRTGRDAQDGEVAAELNISVTEYHALLKDSAESRLFSFDKLTGPQDEGPGEGVASNEPDPSEEYEQKDFIKAIAREIQGLPEREKLVLSLYYDQELNLKEIGKVLGVSESRVSQIHSQAALRLRGRLKEWR
- a CDS encoding MinD/ParA family protein produces the protein MSSLRPVKVIAVTGGKGGVGKTNVSVNMSLALGEMGHRVVLMDADLGLANVDVLLGVKAKRNIADVLSGECGLKDLLIDVDTNVRIVPAASGTQAMTSLSVHEHSELIHAFSEIADDLDILVIDTAAGISEAVVSFVKAAQDVVVVVCDEPTSITDAYALMKLLNRDYKMTRFRVLANMVRSEQEGRNMYNKLLTVTDRFLDITLQYLGSIPYDEAVRKGVKQQRAVLKAFPQSKAALAYKQLATKVDAWPVSSSPRGHLEFFVERLITGA
- the flhF gene encoding flagellar biosynthesis protein FlhF codes for the protein MKVKRFFAPDMRQAMQRVRDEIGPDAVIVSNHRVAGGVEVVAAHEHEYEAAQKEFKRKRAVENARSETPQKSHRMQSNLAEELRKAQARIATAQDGIPEPRQKNRQLDGDDEELSEILDTLKRRQRGRANQPPNVQHSPERMAQPRLDPTRQQHEFKPEIDQIHQNDERETMDSLRQEIESLKSILSRPHEPEADDPLTYSPPPQPVQPEPLPHRQQRPRHEHADSAVIKVERRLARIGLGAQVSQQLSASVADDDELDDAWRSALTRFSDRIPVMGEDFVERGGMIAFVGPTGVGKTTTIGKLAARYVLKHGSSSVALVTTDSYRIAAHEQLLTFGRILDVPVRVVDEKNSLDEVLLSLRSKRLVLIDTAGMNAHEPHTQAQLNMLEGVSVRLKKLLVLSCSSQRHVIESAYETYAPLGLSGCVLSKLDESGNLGEALDLVMENGLSVSYVTDGQRVPDDIDVAHKKDLVSRAVITAQKATRSRRVFHEHQQERVTKDEHWES
- the flhA gene encoding flagellar biosynthesis protein FlhA, translated to MDRAAIYSNVRGVGKGNLGIPFLLLLVLGMVTLPMPPFLLDTLFTFNIALSIVVLLVCVYSMRPLDFAVFPTILLIATLMRLALNVASTRIVLLYGHEGGDAAGKVIEAFGEVVIGGNYVVGLVVFMILVIINFVVVTKGAGRISEVSARFTLDAMPGKQMAIDADLNAGLISQEDAKDRRQEVTQEADFYGSMDGASKFVRGDAVAGILILVINILGGLGIGMLQHDLSFELAARYYSLLTIGDGLVAQIPSLLLSTAAAIMVTRVNSSQDMGKQVISQLFGSPKALAVAAGILFIMGSIPGMPHVAFLSLAIAAGIGAYFIQQRNLAEAASLEEESVAQVKQPEPDQDIKDLDWDDVMPVDMIGLEVGYRLIPMVDKLQGGQLLSRIKGVRKKLSQDLGFLVPSVHIRDNLDLMPGAYRITLMGVSVGESEVYPDRELAINPGQVFGSLKGIDVKDPAFGLDAVWIEQSQKEQAQTLGYTVVDAGTVVATHLNQILQAHSHELLGHDEVQKLLDLLAKTSPKLVEELVPGKLSVSTLLKVLQNLLMEQVPVKDFRTITEALAEAVARTQDPQGLTAAVRISLSRMIVQNIVGNETELPVITLDPQLEQLLLGSVQRGESGDGLVIEPMMAERLQNSLAEVAQQQEIAGRASILLVAAPIRPLLAKFVRYGEHQISVLSYQEIPENKRVTIIATVGGQSQSGA
- the flhB gene encoding flagellar type III secretion system protein FlhB; translated protein: MAEDSGQEKTEQPTSKRLQDAKEKGDVARSKELTTTVLLLSAAAAAMMFGGVVADKMAGMMKFNFSLDREAVMDPALMFIHLGYSLSEALQALFGFFLVLLTAAIVGPLALGGWNLSMKAMAPKLSRIDPLAGIKRMFSLKALLELFKALAKFLVVGSLSFLVLYFSRQALFSLGTQDVFPAMSHATELVIWAFLVMSSTMIIISLVDVPFQIYDHTEKLKMTLQEVKDEMKNSEGKPEVKGRIRQLQREISQRKMMSAVPEADVVITNPTHYAVALKYDQSGGGAPYLVAKGGDFVALKIREIADKHDIPILSAPPLARAIYHSTEVDEEIPSGLFKAVAEVLAYVFQLQRYKKQQGPAPKEVSRDLDIPDELRQDE